The window TGATTATTTCATCTAAGAGACATCTCACTGTGAGTTTCTGATGTACTAGCACTTCTCGAGACTGCTAAAAAGATCAACTTCGGAGACACCTTGGGTCAGATTGCAAATGGGTTTTCATCGGGCAGCTGGGACAAGCCAACGCTTCTGGCTTGGGGAATAGCTGATAAGTACCTCTCTCAGTCTATAGCAGAGGAGTTTGAGAAACAGAACCCTCAAAATGTCAAGCTTCGACTCATTGAAGGTGCTGGCCATTTGCCTCAGGAAGACTGGTATGTTTGTTGATACACTGCTCTTCTTCACTTTGATTTCTACAAAATATTCCTaaatttttgaaactttttgtcTACAGGCCAGAGAAAGTAGTTGCTGCCCTTCGATCATTTTTCTAACTTCCAAAGTTGAACAAGGTAATGGACAACGCCTTAGTGCACCTAATATAACTAGtactagtagtagtagtagtacaTCGTCGCAAACATGGAAGCAACAAGTAATATAAGatccttacaaaaaaaaataaacatcttCGAGTCAGTCAATGGCTTCTTAACTTCTCCTTCCCTTCGGCTTCTTGTTACCAGCTTTCTCTTCAGGTTTCTTCTTAATCGCAGCCTTCGTACCACGGCCTCTGGGTTTCACAACTTCCTCTTCAGCGTCactttcatcttcttcaccaTCAGCATCATCGTCCTCATCCTCactatcttttgtttttcttttcagtgCAGGCTTCTTACCACGACCTTTAGGTTTTTGATTCTTCGGTTTAGCACTATCATCTTCTTtctccaattcttcttcttcatcgtcttCTTTTGATTTTGCACCACCCCTTTTAGCCGGTTTAGCCTTGGCTGCTTTCTCCGCATCTTTCCCAGAGAGTTTCTGCAGCTCTGGGACATAAGCTGTTGTCTACAGAAGAAAAACAACCCAAACACAAACGTTTCTTCAGTTCACCACATGAATCAAACACCCAACAGTGGCCTAACAATGTATTAGATACACTTACCCTTCCACCAGCAGTGATGAAATCAATCTTCTTCCCTGCAATAACCAAAACAGACATCATCACCAATCACATACTCTTACATCAAAAAATCATTGTCATGACATTTAAGCCAACTATTATGTGGATTATCAACTAAAGTTGGAGGTTTTGAAAGATCAAAACATTATAATGAACTGGGCTCAGACCATCAACAAAAGCTTTTCCTGGCTTCTCTTCCCTAGCATGAAAAATCCAGTTACTAGGAAACTGACTACTCTCTGCATCAACTTCCACAGCTTTTTCTATCACCTGCAAAAAAACCCCAGTTTGTCTCTTCATCAAACTATGCATAGGTGGATGAAAAAGCTTACCATTAACATTCCCAGGTTTTTTCCCCCACCGAAAATGAAATAACCATTCAACAGGAAACTCTTTGCTATCAGCATTGACTTGAACCGCATGTAGAATAACCtacaaatttgtttttctttctgtttTCTCTCTAAGTCCCAAATGTACAATGCATAATATGCAAGTTAACAGATCGTTCTGTTATGCCCATGTTTTGTAGGTAATGGTGTTAAGAGTATTACCTCTTTGATGGATGTGTGCAAGGCTTCACATTGCTCTTTGGAGAGGCTAGAAGCAGTCTGCAATGGGTGGATTCTTGCCTGCGAAAGAGAAAGACAAGCAGCATTAACACTCTACAACATGTAAATCAAATCGTAAAATGTACAAAAAAAGTGAATACTTTGTGAATCAAATGAGTGGTTGCATAGATGATTCATTTGATCTGtagtttattttaatagcttaaagcTCAGCTTACTTGGTACAGAACTTCATCGGCAATCCAGTTCCCAATACCTGAAATGAAACCCTGCAAAAGAAGAGGAAAACCCTCAATCACACAGAAGATCATTTCAAGTTTATTGCAGGCTTAGTTATGTCAGTATCCAAATTCAATGTTATTTGTGATAATAGTAAGGACACGAAAGATCTGAAAGATGCATAGAAGCCAAGAGGAAAGtgagaaagaaaaatgaaacaaaCTCCAAACCTGATCAAGTAGGAGAGGTTTGatggttattttctttttagctAAGCTTTTGGCAAATTCATCAACTGTCATAGGCTCCAACAATGCATCAGGACCAAGCTCTGATATTGGACGCACAGAAACGGGCTGCAATAGCACAAACATCCCAACCACAAAATCAAGCTTAGTAAAGAAAGCAAGCAAGATAAGAGTTAATACATTTTCCAAAAGCCGAACTTTGGCAAATCTCCTCTTGTCAGTAAATGAAAGCTCTAAACCATCATCAAGCTGTAAACATCAAAATGAAGCAAGTAGTGAACACATCTTCGAGTCAgtaatcaattaaaaaaacaaaagacttttttcaaaatttcttcaAACCTCAACAAAGAACTTAGAGTACTTAGAAGGCCACTCCTCTGAATCCTTAACAGCAGACCTATACAAACAATGCATATACACAACATCAATCTTTAATCCATAGGAACTAAACAATGTATAACCCATTCACCTTTTATATTTAGTAACAGCAACGCCTTTGATGTAGATAGCACCAGCCATACCTGAACAAACCCCAAAACCAATAAAGGTCGAGACTTTTAACTATGAACAGTGCTCCATTTTGGTGAATTTACCGAATTGGAAAGAAGGGAAGGGCGGAGAATCCAACTCGAGCCAGAGGTTTTTGCCCTTCCTACGAGCACAGACGATGGTTTTCCCGAGGACTGACTTCTGGAAATCGGAGGGCGAGATTCCATCGATCACTTTGTTGTCGTCGGCGATGAGGACTCGCTTGATCTTCTTCCCGACACAGTTATCCGCTATCGCTCTCCTCGCCGCCTCTACCTCCGGCAGCTCTGGCATCGTTCGCAATTTAGGGTTTTGGTCTTGGCGCGCTTTTGGTTCCGATTAGTCTTTGCTCTCTTCCTCGTTTAATATAAGCAACTTATTATTTGTTACTTTTTTTTACTAATCTAAGGCTAATTctcaaattgattttttttttttgtcaagatgagttatggaattttttttgatttttggttaCTCTTAAATGTGTTGTTAGGCTCGAAACTActttttaaatagtttattgTATAATAGTctttgagaaaaagactagcatagcaccaaaccaagtttatgttctcaaagtagcactcaaggttcaaagtcacaaaaatatgtttcattaaagaggtaaatatacacttatatcccttgggttaattaatccaaaccttagggtttagagttaaggggtggggttttggaattagggtttaaaattttataaaaaaaaatattaaaataaaaaataaaaattttaaaaatagttttaaaaagtatttttaaattacaaaaagaaaatttgaaaaacaaaataaaaaaaaaaagatttcgaaaaaaaaaattataaaaatttcgaatctgaaaacatataatctgaaactataaaaaaaaaatctttttttcatttttttaatttttattttatttatttttatttatttttgtttgtttatttaattttaaaccaagggtattagagatattttaccctttaatgaatgtcatttttgtgactttcttcttctagtgctatttttgagacataaacttcaaaaggtgctattattgacaattgcccatagtctttcgttttaaaaaaaaaactttagtgtatttaaaacatatttatttatcaaaaaacgAACAAAGATTTTTAAGAAATTCAGGAATAAATCAAGTTAGATGATACATAAACTGATATTTCTTCCAATATAAATAGAATctcaactacaaaaaaaaagtccatTGTACCAAAAGTGACAATCTCATGCAGTTTTATTAATAGGAACAGAGTAACCTAGATACGTAAAAACTAAGTTGGTACGAAGAaaaactttttctctctctatctctaaaAACCTCTCTACCCTAAAAAACCAAATCTATTCGTCTTCCTCCGGTGACTGGCGACTCTCCTTGTCGTCGGTCACccctttttagttttttgtctTGGTTACCTCCTCTTACCCCTTCTTCTCCTCATTAACCCGTCCGACATGTTGACTGTTTCTGGATCTCCTCCGGTGGTTCTCCGGCGGTTTTAAAAGGGGTTTCGCGGGTGTCTGTGGCCCTCTGGAGCAGTGACGAGGTCTCGGTTACTGGTTGTGTTGAAGGGTTCCGTGAGCTTGCTCTCTTGGGTGAAGGCGATGTTGGGATTGTtaaatcccgtgtccaactctatattctccgattagtacgatattgtccactttgggccttagaGGTTAGCCCACatggttttacttttggtttttatCCCAAAAGGCCGCGTACTATTAGAGTtagacatctctttatatattagacactccttgtctaattctccaatgtgggacttagtttgttatctcaCATTCTCCCCTTCAAACTAAGGATTACATTCATCTCGTGTCCCACAACTGATCTCCAGGATCTTCTGACTCGATATCTGCTACACATCTCTCATTCCTAACTCATAGGATACCCATTCATCACTCATTCATCATTCAAAGGGTATTTCGGTCTTTCTTACAGATTTCTCGTcaaccgctctgataccaattgttgggattgttaaatcccgtgtccaactctatattctccgattagtacgatattgtccactttgggccttagaGGTTAGCCCACatggttttacttttggtttttatcccaaaagacctcgtactattagagttagacatctctttatatattagacattccttgtctaattctccaatgtgggacttagtttgttatctcaCAGGCGATAGATCTGGGCCAGATCTAGTTTTTCTGAGGCGTCGATGGCAGTCTGGTGCGTCGCTGCCTCCTTCATGTCTTCGATTAGCTTCGTGCTCCTTCATCTCCGTCGGTTTATCTCACGGGTAAGTTCAGAGCTTCTCTTCTCTGTGAGAAAGTGGTGTGGAGGAAACCACTGAGAACCTCTGTTTAAGATTGTGGGGTTAGCTTATCACGGTGGTTATCCGTGGATGTGTTGTTTCTTGTTGCTGCTTGTTGGTTCTTTGGGGCTTCGGGGACTGGCCCTGTTTCAGACCCTTCGTTGCGGTTACTCTACAGCATCCTCAGTCGCTTGCCGTGTTTGTTTGGAGCTTCTGCTCCCGTTCTTCAAGCCTGGGAATGAAGCTTTGGGTGGGTGTTGCTGCCTCTTTGACGGTTGAAATGCATTATCTCCTCCGAGGAAGTGGCCGGAGTCGGGAGATAAACCTCCGCCTACCTCCTCAAGAGCCCTTGTTCTTCATCGAGTGTCTTTCATCTGTTAGTTTGGACTCACAGCTTCTCCTTCGCAAAGTCTCTGGTTTGGCTGGATCTGGTCTCATTGTTAGTGTAATAGCCGGGGCCGGCTCGTCAATCCGCCTCCGTCTGTTGCCGTCAAAGTATCCCCGGGATTGCTCCGTTTCCATCCATACCCAAGACCAGTCTTCTCATTTGCAGTTTACAGTGAATTAGTTGCTTCTTGGTCTACCTATGGCCAATAGTTAATCTTATGATCTCCTAGTTTAGCTTTAGTCTGTTTCTTATGATTTAGACTAAACCTATTTTGTATCGAAGGggcttttttatctttttttgggGTCTCTTTGATAGAACTTTGCTTAATTGCAGCTTTAGGTTCATGCTTGCTTGTACCTCTTTGCCATTTCTTATTGAAATGAATTCacattttgtcaaaaaaaaattaataggaACACAATCTCATGGAAATATCATAAGTTGTAGAGTCTGTTTCATGCAGTTTTATTAGTAATGTTGAAAATATCAACGACATTAGTTCACTAAATAGCGCAACGAAAATACTGAAAAAAATAGATAACAGTTCATGGATGATATTAGTTTGGATCGAGTGGAAGCTTCCCGTTCAACCAGACTTCGACCTTTTTCAGTACGTTCACAGTGATTTCACGACCAAGCCTGCACAATGACATAACCTAATTACACAAAGTGTTCAAACAAAAATGGTAGAACAAAGCAAAGTAAAATCGTTAATGTATGTTTATACATTCGGAATTGTACAAACGAAACTTCTCCAAATCCATCATCTATAAGGGAGACAGCAGTTTCTTTTGCAAAGTATAAAGGAATACTCGGTTCGACTGCAACACAAAACAATCACAAagagttattattattattatatatatctcATGATCCTTGTCTATCTATTgcgaaaaacaaatatataaattaacattataCACATACGATTTCCACGTATAAGTAGGATTGACTGCCATGAAGAACGAATTGCAGCCCCAAAATCATAATCTATCCTGTTGGTAGGTATTCTCCTGGGTGAAGTCAACATGTTATATCTAACTTTAGTTATAAtaactaattaaatattaaCATGAGTACTAGAAGAGTATATACACACCAAGAGTTTATCCCTATTACAAGTCGCATATTCATCGTATGATCTCCAACGGCGTTCCACTTTGCAAAGTTCAGAGCTACTTGTGCACCTTGGCCGACACCTCCTACTCCTTTTATGACTAAAAGAAAAAGCGCCTAATGATTAATATGCTTGATAATATATAATGTAGCAATGTTAGGTGTAAATAGATCTCTCTATATTATATACCATTTTCTGGTTCTGTCGATAAAATGTTAGCAACACGTACAGCGGCAGAATCTAACTCATCCCGACAATCTTGCGCGTAGTATCGGTAATCATACCCACGTTGCACCCTGATTCAACAAAGAGGGTCTTGCCAACTATTTAAATTGTTTAACCTCACAAATATTGGggttttttgtataaaaaatgaaaaatgtattttttgaagttttagagcaaggaaagataaatataACACAAGTGATCTTACAGGAATTTGTGGGCACTCCACCTCCAGGTGAAAATACATCAACACGTGTACCAGAATCCAGACAAATCCATTTGATCTatgcataaaatattttttgtacaaTGTTATTAAAACAACCATGCTTTAATTGGTTTATTATTAGCATTCTATGTTCACTGATACTTACATTTCGAAGATTTAGACTTCTTACAATCTGAAGTGATCTGAAAACAGAACAGATACACAATGAAAAAGCACAATTTGAGTacaaatatatatgtttcttcacaaaaaaaaagtacaaatAAGTTAAGATAGACACAGTGGAGTTTGAATGGTTAATACATAAAACAGATAAATTAGATTAGAAGAAATTTCTTTGATCCTTAAAGACAAAGGAATATATGCAACGATATGAGACAAGGAACGTGATATATAGTGTTACTTATAGCTATTTTCATGCACATCATGCAGCCAAACTATAGTGACTCTATGCTCTCCTTGCGGCTCCAAAACATATCCATCTTCAGTTCCAATTGAATTACTACTACTACCTGCGAAGATTTTAGCAACAGAAATGTTAATACCAAACAAAATGTTTTAGAGTAATATATATtccacattttaataaaaatgacaaaaagcAACATTCACAGTAACATTTCGAGATAAACGTATGATACAAGGTATAGAGCCGCCAAAGAAAATTGAGAAGATTTGTTTATGGTCATCTAATGTAGACTTTA is drawn from Brassica rapa cultivar Chiifu-401-42 chromosome A05, CAAS_Brap_v3.01, whole genome shotgun sequence and contains these coding sequences:
- the LOC103868500 gene encoding formamidopyrimidine-DNA glycosylase isoform X2, whose product is MPELPEVEAARRAIADNCVGKKIKRVLIADDNKVIDGISPSDFQKSVLGKTIVCARRKGKNLWLELDSPPFPSFQFGMAGAIYIKGVAVTKYKRSAVKDSEEWPSKYSKFFVELDDGLELSFTDKRRFAKVRLLENPVSVRPISELGPDALLEPMTVDEFAKSLAKKKITIKPLLLDQGFISGIGNWIADEVLYQARIHPLQTASSLSKEQCEALHTSIKEVILHAVQVNADSKEFPVEWLFHFRWGKKPGNVNGKKIDFITAGGRTTAYVPELQKLSGKDAEKAAKAKPAKRGGAKSKEDDEEEELEKEDDSAKPKNQKPKGRGKKPALKRKTKDSEDEDDDADGEEDESDAEEEVVKPRGRGTKAAIKKKPEEKAGNKKPKGRRS
- the LOC117134331 gene encoding uncharacterized protein LOC117134331 → MDLSGFWVQRGYDYRYYAQDCRDELDSAAALFLLVIKGVGGVGQGAQVALNFAKWNAVGDHTMNMRLVIGINSWRIPTNRIDYDFGAAIRSSWQSILLIRGNLEPSIPLYFAKETAVSLIDDGFGEVSLGREITVNVLKKVEVWLNGKLPLDPN
- the LOC103868500 gene encoding formamidopyrimidine-DNA glycosylase isoform X1, with amino-acid sequence MPELPEVEAARRAIADNCVGKKIKRVLIADDNKVIDGISPSDFQKSVLGKTIVCARRKGKNLWLELDSPPFPSFQFGMAGAIYIKGVAVTKYKRSAVKDSEEWPSKYSKFFVELDDGLELSFTDKRRFAKVRLLENPVSVRPISELGPDALLEPMTVDEFAKSLAKKKITIKPLLLDQGFISGIGNWIADEVLYQARIHPLQTASSLSKEQCEALHTSIKEVIEKAVEVDAESSQFPSNWIFHAREEKPGKAFVDGKKIDFITAGGRTTAYVPELQKLSGKDAEKAAKAKPAKRGGAKSKEDDEEEELEKEDDSAKPKNQKPKGRGKKPALKRKTKDSEDEDDDADGEEDESDAEEEVVKPRGRGTKAAIKKKPEEKAGNKKPKGRRS